The Cronobacter sakazakii genome has a window encoding:
- a CDS encoding high-affinity branched-chain amino acid ABC transporter permease LivM has protein sequence MKPMHFVAALLAAAMFFLLAGIFMGVQLELDGTRLVVDTADSIRWEWIAIGTGVVFLFQLLRPLFQKGLKNVSGPKFILPAIDGSTVKQKLFLLALLVVAVAWPFMVSRGTVDIATLTMIYVILGLGLNVVVGLSGLLVLGYGGFYAIGAYTFALLNHYYGLGFWTCLPLAGLVAAAAGFLLGFPVLRLRGDYLAIVTLGFGEIVRILLLNNTEITGGPNGISQIPKPTFFGLEFSRTAREGGWDTFSNFFGVKYDPSDRVIWLYLVALLLVVFSLFVINRLLRMPLGRAWEALREDEIACRSLGLNPTRIKLTAFTISAAFAGFAGTLFAARQGFVSPESFTFAESAFVLAIVVLGGMGSQFAVILAAILLVVSRELMRDLNEYSMLVLGGLMVLMMIWRPQGLLPMTRPQLKLKNGVSSKGEQA, from the coding sequence ATGAAACCGATGCATTTTGTGGCGGCGCTGCTGGCAGCCGCCATGTTCTTCCTGCTGGCCGGGATTTTTATGGGCGTTCAGCTGGAGCTGGACGGCACGCGTCTTGTGGTCGATACCGCCGACAGCATTCGCTGGGAGTGGATTGCCATCGGCACCGGCGTGGTCTTTTTATTCCAGCTTTTACGTCCGCTGTTCCAGAAGGGCCTGAAAAACGTCTCCGGGCCGAAATTTATTCTGCCGGCGATTGACGGCTCGACGGTAAAACAGAAGCTGTTCCTGCTGGCGCTGCTCGTTGTTGCCGTGGCGTGGCCGTTTATGGTGTCGCGCGGAACGGTGGATATCGCCACGCTGACCATGATTTACGTGATTCTGGGCCTTGGCCTGAACGTGGTAGTGGGGCTTTCCGGCCTGCTGGTGCTCGGCTACGGTGGTTTTTATGCCATCGGCGCTTATACCTTCGCGCTGCTGAACCACTACTACGGCCTGGGCTTCTGGACCTGTCTGCCGCTGGCGGGCCTGGTGGCTGCCGCCGCCGGTTTCCTGCTCGGCTTCCCGGTGCTGCGCCTGCGCGGTGACTATCTGGCGATCGTGACCTTAGGCTTTGGCGAAATCGTGCGTATTCTGCTGCTGAATAACACGGAGATTACCGGCGGCCCGAACGGCATCAGCCAGATCCCGAAACCGACCTTCTTCGGCCTGGAATTCAGCCGCACCGCGCGCGAAGGCGGCTGGGATACCTTCAGCAACTTCTTTGGGGTGAAGTATGACCCGAGCGACCGCGTGATTTGGCTCTATCTGGTGGCGTTGCTGCTGGTGGTGTTCTCGCTGTTTGTGATTAACCGTCTGCTGCGTATGCCGCTGGGCCGCGCCTGGGAAGCGCTACGTGAAGATGAGATCGCCTGCCGTTCGCTCGGCCTGAACCCGACGCGCATCAAGCTGACCGCGTTTACCATCAGCGCCGCGTTCGCGGGTTTCGCCGGAACGCTGTTCGCGGCGCGCCAGGGCTTTGTCAGCCCGGAATCGTTCACCTTCGCGGAATCGGCATTCGTGCTGGCGATTGTGGTGCTGGGCGGCATGGGCTCGCAGTTTGCGGTGATCCTGGCGGCTATTCTGCTGGTGGTCTCGCGCGAGTTAATGCGTGATTTGAACGAATACAGCATGCTGGTGCTGGGCGGCCTGATGGTGCTGATGATGATCTGGCGTCCGCAAGGGTTGCTGCCGATGACGCGCCCGCAGCTGAAACTGAAAAATGGTGTGAGCAGTAAAGGAGAGCAGGCATGA
- the livF gene encoding high-affinity branched-chain amino acid ABC transporter ATP-binding protein LivF: MENVMLSFDRVSAHYGKIQALHEVSLHIRQGEIVTLIGANGAGKTTLLGTLCGDPRASTGKIVFDGKDITDWQTAKIMREAVAIVPEGRRVFSRMTVEENLAMGGFFADRAQYQERIQRVYDLFPRLHERRIQRAGTMSGGEQQMLAIGRALMSQPRLLLLDEPSLGLAPIIIQQIFDTIEQLRKEGMTIFLVEQNANQALKLADRGYVLENGHVVLEDTGEALLANEAVRSAYLGG, from the coding sequence ATGGAAAACGTGATGTTATCTTTTGACAGGGTGAGCGCGCACTACGGCAAAATCCAGGCGCTGCATGAGGTCAGTCTGCATATCCGCCAGGGCGAAATCGTCACCCTGATCGGCGCGAACGGGGCCGGAAAAACCACGCTGCTCGGCACGCTGTGCGGCGACCCGCGCGCGAGCACCGGGAAAATCGTCTTTGACGGTAAAGACATTACCGACTGGCAGACCGCGAAAATTATGCGCGAGGCGGTGGCGATTGTGCCGGAAGGCCGCCGCGTCTTTTCCCGCATGACGGTGGAGGAGAACCTGGCGATGGGCGGGTTTTTTGCCGATCGCGCGCAGTATCAGGAGCGCATTCAGCGCGTGTACGATCTCTTTCCGCGCCTGCACGAGCGCCGCATCCAGCGCGCCGGTACGATGTCCGGCGGCGAACAGCAGATGCTGGCGATTGGCCGCGCGCTGATGAGCCAGCCGCGCCTGCTGCTGCTGGACGAACCGTCGCTCGGTCTTGCGCCCATCATCATCCAGCAGATTTTCGACACCATCGAACAGCTGCGCAAAGAGGGGATGACGATTTTCCTGGTCGAGCAGAACGCCAACCAGGCGCTGAAGCTCGCCGATCGCGGCTATGTGCTGGAGAATGGTCACGTGGTGCTGGAAGACACCGGCGAGGCGTTGCTCGCCAACGAAGCGGTGCGCAGCGCGTATCTGGGCGGTTGA
- the livG gene encoding high-affinity branched-chain amino acid ABC transporter ATP-binding protein LivG, whose protein sequence is MSQPLLSVSGLMMRFGGLLAVNNVSLELREREIVSLIGPNGAGKTTVFNCLTGFYKPTGGTIMLRDQHLEGLPGQQIARMGVVRTFQHVRLFREMTVIENLLVAQHQQLKSGLFSGLLKTPAFRRAHSEALDRAATWLERINLLQHANRQAGNLAYGDQRRLEIARCMVTQPAILMLDEPAAGLNPKETKELDELIVELRNHHNTTILLIEHDMKLVMGISDRIYVVNQGTPLANGTPEQIRNNPDVIRAYLGEA, encoded by the coding sequence ATGAGTCAGCCTTTATTATCCGTCAGCGGCCTGATGATGCGCTTTGGCGGCCTGCTTGCCGTCAATAATGTCTCTCTTGAGCTGCGCGAGCGTGAAATCGTCTCGCTGATTGGCCCGAACGGGGCCGGTAAAACCACGGTGTTCAACTGCCTGACCGGTTTTTATAAACCGACGGGCGGCACCATTATGCTGCGCGACCAGCATCTCGAAGGCCTGCCGGGCCAGCAGATCGCCCGGATGGGCGTGGTGCGCACCTTCCAGCACGTGCGTCTGTTCCGTGAAATGACGGTGATTGAAAACCTGCTGGTGGCGCAACATCAGCAGCTAAAATCCGGGCTGTTTTCGGGCCTGCTGAAAACCCCGGCGTTTCGCCGCGCGCACAGCGAGGCGCTCGATCGCGCCGCCACCTGGCTTGAGCGCATCAATCTGTTGCAGCACGCCAACCGGCAGGCGGGCAACCTGGCGTATGGCGACCAGCGCCGTCTGGAGATCGCCCGCTGCATGGTGACGCAGCCTGCGATCCTGATGCTCGACGAACCGGCGGCGGGCCTGAACCCGAAAGAGACCAAAGAGCTGGACGAGCTGATTGTCGAGCTGCGCAACCATCACAACACGACCATTCTGCTGATTGAGCACGACATGAAACTGGTGATGGGCATTTCAGACCGTATTTACGTGGTAAACCAGGGGACGCCGCTTGCCAACGGCACGCCGGAGCAGATCCGCAACAACCCCGACGTGATTCGCGCATACCTGGGTGAGGCATAA